The Kwoniella mangroviensis CBS 8507 chromosome 1 map unlocalized Ctg02, whole genome shotgun sequence genome window below encodes:
- a CDS encoding ATP-dependent RNA helicase DBP9, which translates to MSASTSAQPADALLDNELSFSEPPFSTQLDPRILAALADQKFAHPTLVQAKAIPLLLEGKDVLARARTGSGKTAAYVVPAIQRILEAKANLSPASPEYQSIRVVFLVPTKELALQVSTFVKNITKYCEGLVGCVNVAAGGTSVQRVLLNDNPDIIISTPTRLLSLLQSKSISLTQLCFLAIDEADLLLSYGFKDDLTRIMDPTSGWVPRLGVQGCLMSATLSEDIDGVKGLVLRNPAILTLSEPATSSSLLTQHYTMTSERDKFLLIYVLLKLKLIRGKSIIFVNDVERGYRVKLFLEQFGVKCCVVNSELPLSSRYHVVEEFNRGVYDVIVATDEGTGTDAQEQIEDDDGETEEQDQETKEQKGAEEEEAEVETKNAEAGPSKRPRSDPSTSSSKASGKRRKIDGTSSLARGIDFTAASSVINFDLPPTSTSYMHRIGRTARAGHSGLSLSFVVPKEKWGKDKNVSVKSAEKDEVVWEKIKERVKKDSGSEIKEWDWNKKEIEGFRYRMEDALKSVTGKRVQEARREEVKRELLNSEKLKAHFAANPLDLSYLRHDTPLHPARQQTHLKHVPNYLMPKIAALPTGTGDVTDGGHIGYSKRGRGGGGFRSRGGGGAGRGGKGGSRGGKKVDPLKFKG; encoded by the exons ATGTCCGCCTCGACATCTGCACAACCGGCAGATGCCTTGTTAGA TAACGAACTATCATTCTCCGAACCACCTTTCTCTACCCAGCTAGATCCTCGTATACTAGCAGCATTAGCCGATCAAAAATTCGCTCATCCCACTCTTGTCCAAGCTAAAGCTATCCCTTTACTCctggaagggaaagatgtaTTGGCTAGAGCTAGAACAGGAAGTGGTAAAACTGCTGCCTATGTCGTTCCTGCCATTCAAAGAATATTAGAGGCAAAGGCA AATCTATCTCCCGCTTCTCCCGAATATCAATCTATCCGTGTAGTCTTCCTCGTACCCACCAAGGAACTCGCTTTGCAAGTATCCACCTTCGTCAAGAATATCACAAAGTACTGCGAGGGTTTGGTCGGTTGCGTCAACGTTGCCGCGGGCGGTACGAGTGTACAGCG TGTTTTACTAAATGATAACccagatatcatcatttcaaCACCTACCAGACTTTTATCTCTCTTACAATCCAAATCAATCTCTTTAACCCAGCTATGTTTCTTGGCAATTGACGAAGCCGACTTACTGTTATCTTATGGATTCAAAGATGACTTGACTAGAATTATGGACCCAACTTCAGGATGGGTACCTCGTCTGGGCGTCCAAGGGTGTTTGATGAGTGCTACTTTgtctgaagatatcgatggtgTTAAAGGATTAGTTCTACGTAATCCA GCAATCTTGACTTTATCCGAACCTgcaacttcctcttcccttcttacTCAACATTACACAATGACCTCTGAACGAGACAagttccttctcatctatgTCCTACTGAAGTTGAAATTGATAAGAGGCAAATCAATCATATTCGTAAACGATGTCGAAAGGGGTTACAGAGTCAAGTTGTTCTTGGAACAATTCGGTGTGAAATGCTGTGTGGTCAATAGCGAATTACCACTTTCGAGTCGATATCACGTGGTGGAAGAGTTCAACAGGGGTGTATATGATGTGATTGTAGCTACGGATGAAGGTACCGGTACTGATGCTCAGGAACaaattgaggatgatgatggagaaacagaagaacaagatcaagaaacaaAAGAACAAAAGGgagcggaagaggaagaggcagaagtGGAGACGAAGAATGcagaagctggaccatccaaACGACCTCGATCAGatccttcaacatcatcttcaaaagCCTCAGGTAAAAGACGTAAGATTGATGGGACTTCATCTTTAGCTAGAGGAATCGACTTTACAGCAGCATCGTCAGTTATAAACTTTGATCTACCACCAACATCCACATCGTACATGCACCGTATAGGTCGTACTGCACGAGCGGGACATTCTGGATTATCACTTTCTTTCGTTGTCCCCAAGGAGAAATGGGGTAAAGATAAGAATGTTTCAGTCAAATCGGCAGAGAAGGACGAAGTGGTTtgggagaagatcaaagaacgtgtgaagaaagatagCGGATCGGAAATTAAGGAATGGGATTGGAATAAAAAAGAGATAGAGGGTTTTAGGTATAGGATGGAAGATGCGCTGAAGTCTGTTACGGGTAAGAGAGTACAGGAAGCTAGAAGGGAGGAAGTCAAGAGGGAATTGTTGAATAGTGAGAAactaaag GCACATTTCGCCGCCAACCCTCTCGACTTATCATACCTCCGACACGACACCCCTCTACATCCAGCACGACAacagactcacctgaaacaCGTACCAAACTATCTGATGCCTAAGATAGCTGCTTTGCCGACTGGTACAGGTGATGTCACGGATGGTGGGCATATCGGATACTCAAAacgaggtagaggtggaggagggttcAGGAGTagaggtggcggtggtgcTGGAAGGGGTGGGAAGGGTGGTTCTagaggtggaaagaaagtTGATCCGCTCAAGTTCAAGGGTTAG